The sequence ATGCTTGGTGCAGAGATCCTTGTGGGCCTTACCCTGGGACTTTGCCTGCGGATTTTTTTTGCAGGCATCCAAATGGCCGGCCAGGTCATCGGTTTTCAGATCGGATTTGCTATGATTAATGTCATGGACCCCCAAAGCGGTGAGAATGTCTCCATCATGGACCAGATCGGCTACTGGATCTGCCTGGTCATTTTTCTTATACTCAACGGCCATCATATAATCATTATGTCCATGATTGACAGCTTTGACCTGGTGCCGGTGGGTGGATTTGTGATGCATTCCGCACTCATGCCCCGGCTTCTGGATGTAGGGGCCGGATTGTTTGTGACGGCCATTAAAGTTGGTGCTCCGGTCATTGCCGCACTGACCTTTGTCAATACCGGTTTTGGATTAATTGCAAAATTTTCGCCCCAGACCAATGTGATGATTGTGGCGTTCCCGGTGAAAATCGCCGTGGGTCTGATTTTTTTTTCCATGACCCTGCCCATCATCGCCATCGTTACCCGGGATTACCTGGAACCGTGCAGAAAATTACTTCTGGCATTATTATTTTATATGGGCGGAGGATAAAATATGGCCGAAGATCCAGAAGGCGGCGGCGAGAAGACCGAAGACGCATCGGGGCGAAAACTCAAAAAGGCACGGGAGGAAGGCCAGGTTGCCAAGAGCATGGAAATCCCCTCGGTGTTTGTGGTGCTGGCCGGTGTTACGGCGCTGTATGTCACGGCATCTTTTTTCTACCAGAACTGCGTGGAAGTCTTTCGGTACAACTTTATGTTTGACCGGGTGCCGGAACTGAACCCGGCAGATCTGACGGTCATGCTGATATATCACGCCAAAAAAATATTTTTGATGTGCCTGCCTGTATTTGCAGCCGTAGTTGTTGTGGCCGTGATTTCCAACCTGGCGCAGGTTGGATTTCAGATATCCTGGAAAGCCTTGGAACCCAAATTAACTAAACTGAATCCCATTAACGGGTTTAAACAAAAGTTTTCTTCATCGTCCGCCGTCGAATTTCTTAAATCACTGGTCAAGCTTGGGGTAATCTCAGTGGTCTGTTATCTGGCCACACGGGGTGATTTTTCCAAGTTACTTACCCTGTATGATAACTCCATAGCCCAAATTCTGCTTTTTCTTTTTATTAAATCGTTTTGGATTTTTATAAAAGTCTGCCTTGTCATGATCTTGGTTGCCATACTGGATTATGCGTTCCAGAAATGGAAATTTTTAGAAGACCAGAAGATGACCAAAAAAGAAGTCAAAGATGAACGTAAGCAAACAGAAGGGGATCCGGCTGTTAAATCCAGGATTCGCCAGCTCCAGATGGCCGCAGCCAGAAAACGTATGATGGCGGCCGTACCCCAGGCGGATGTGGTGGTGACCAACCCGACGCACCTTGCCGTGGCATTGCAGTATGACAAACAAAAAATGGATGCCCCGAGCGTTGTGGCCAAAGGCGCAGGTGCCGTGGCCGAAAATATCAAAAAAATTGCCCGGGAAAATGATGTCCCGGTCGTAGAAGATAAGCCGTTGGCCCGAAATTTGTATAGAGTAGTAGATATCGGTGACCAAGTTCCATTTGAATACTATCAGGCTGTGGCGGAACTGCTTGCCTATGTTTATGGGCTTAAGAACGGTTAAGTAAACTTAAAGTCATTTTTTTGGCGCTTGGTGTCAAGCAACCATCAGATAGGAGACCTGGTGATCACATTTATAATTTTGCCGACTATTTTAACTTCGATAGCGGGATCGCTATCGCAATCGAAATATCCATTGTTTTCAATTCCGATCCCGATGACCTTTTCATTATAAATGCGGTTACCCTGAACAAGGAGGATAAATGGCAGCAGAAAACGTGGGAATAATGGCCACGATGAAAAAAGAGTCATCAGATATCCTGATGGTTCTGGCCTTTATCGGCATTCTGATGGCAATGATCCTGCCTTTGCATCCCATTATCCTTGATTTCTTTCTGGCGCTGAATATTTCCCTTGGTGTTGTGGTACTGATCACCACCATGTATACGCAAAGGCCACTTGACTTCAGTATCTTTCCCTCCCTGCTTCTGGTACTCACCCTGTTCAGGCTCTCGTTGAACGTGGCATCCACCCGGCTGATTCTTTTACATGGCAGCGAGGGGCCTGAAGCGGCAGGAGCCATCATCATGTCATTCGGATCCTTTGTGGTGGGCGGCAACTATGTGGTGGGTCTAATTATTTTTATAATCCTGGTGCTCATCAATTTCATGGTCATCACCAAGGGTGCCGGTCGTATTGCAGAGGTCGCCGCCCGTTTTACGCTGGATGCCATGCCCGGCAAACAGATGGCCATTGACGCGGACCTCAATGCCGGCATGATCGACGAATTAGAAGCAGGGGAGCGAAGGGCAGCCATTGCCAGGGAATCGGAATTTCATGGTGCCATGGATGGTGCCTCCAAATTTGTACGTGGCGACGCC is a genomic window of uncultured Desulfobacter sp. containing:
- the fliR gene encoding flagellar biosynthetic protein FliR: MELLDLIDPVRFRIFMLVLARVSVFLFLFPIFGSNIILNRLKMALALVLTLLFYTVVPVDPARFPEDVPTFGLMLGAEILVGLTLGLCLRIFFAGIQMAGQVIGFQIGFAMINVMDPQSGENVSIMDQIGYWICLVIFLILNGHHIIIMSMIDSFDLVPVGGFVMHSALMPRLLDVGAGLFVTAIKVGAPVIAALTFVNTGFGLIAKFSPQTNVMIVAFPVKIAVGLIFFSMTLPIIAIVTRDYLEPCRKLLLALLFYMGGG
- the flhB gene encoding flagellar biosynthesis protein FlhB produces the protein MAEDPEGGGEKTEDASGRKLKKAREEGQVAKSMEIPSVFVVLAGVTALYVTASFFYQNCVEVFRYNFMFDRVPELNPADLTVMLIYHAKKIFLMCLPVFAAVVVVAVISNLAQVGFQISWKALEPKLTKLNPINGFKQKFSSSSAVEFLKSLVKLGVISVVCYLATRGDFSKLLTLYDNSIAQILLFLFIKSFWIFIKVCLVMILVAILDYAFQKWKFLEDQKMTKKEVKDERKQTEGDPAVKSRIRQLQMAAARKRMMAAVPQADVVVTNPTHLAVALQYDKQKMDAPSVVAKGAGAVAENIKKIARENDVPVVEDKPLARNLYRVVDIGDQVPFEYYQAVAELLAYVYGLKNG